AGGCCTGGAAAGTGACATAAAAACTCCTTCTCTTTTGCGCCATAGCAAAAGAAAATGTCTATGTCAAGCCCTCTGATTTCCGGCTATTAATGGGAGCATTAAAAAGTAGCCATCTTTACCTCCACCCCAACCCTCCCCCCACAGGGGGAGGGCTAAATTTCCCCCTCCCTTTGGGAGGGGAGAGGGGGGAGGGGATGTTTATAAGTACTTCCGGTAACACCCGTAATTTAGGGGGGGTCTGGAATAAAAAGACAGGTTCAGGTATAGATGAAGCATGAGATTCCTGAAAATCCTCTTTCTCCTCTGGCTTTTTGCGGCGAGGGCCGGAGCGGAGGTCTTTGTTCCCCATTGCTCTCCGGAACTCGACGGTTTCCCATCCCCGGGAGAATACCCTTCCCTAGGGGAGATCCACCTGGTTCGTTTCTACGGTCTGGATCAGCGGGCCGATTTTTACTGGTGCTGGGACGAGAACTATCTTTATCTGGCCGGTTTCCTTAAGGATTTCTCCCTTTTCGAGGACGGACCGGCGGAACACCGCTGGGAGACCTGGCGGGACGACAGTCTGGAGGTCTATCTCCATCCCGACGAAGATCCACCTCCGGAGATCCTGTCCTCCCGGTCACGGGTGATAGCCTTCAGCATTTCCGGCCGCTACTGGCGGGTGGACCGGGGAGAGAACGGACACACCGTCGGGCTCGAGGGCATCACGGAGGGGGCTTTCGGCCCGCAGGGAAGGATTCGCTACCTTTATCGGGTGGAAGGAACCCTCAATCGGTCCGGGGATCGAGACCGGGGCTGGAGTTTCGAGCTGGCCATTCCCTGGGATATCCTGGGAATCTCTCCTGAAGACGGAGTTCGCCTTCGTTTCAACCTCTACCGGGTGATAGACGACGACGGCGGCGAGGTACGGCCGGAGTTCATACCCTCGGACGGCTTCCGCGACGAGTGGACGGTCTATCGGGGCGACCGTTACCGTCCGTCGGAATGGGAGGTCCTCGTGCTTTCCGGGAATCCCGCCCATCCCCCTTATTTTTCCGATTCGGACCTGGAGGTTATTCCCCTTGAGGGCCGTCGCGTCCGGTTGCATTTCAGGGCCCCTTATCGGGACGCAAAGGGCAATCCGGCCTTCCGCTACGAGATTCGCCTCAGACAGGAAGGTTCCCCGGACATGGAACCCGACCTCGCCGCCATGGAAGTGTCCTCCGTAGCCCGGAAACCCTCGACTCCGGGGGAGGAAGAGACCCTGGAGATCGTAGGGCTTGAGCCCGGCACCACCTACACCCTGGCCCTCCGGGCCTTCAACGAGAAGGGGATGCCCTCTTCCCCGCTGGTCACAAGCTTTACCACCCCCGAGGATGATAGAATCTTCGTGACCGTATCTCCCTCCGGACGCACCCTGGCGCTTACCGATGGCTCTCCCTTTCTCATGGTGCCGGAGGCGGCCATGATCCCCTGGCTTCCCCTGCGGGGGCTATATGACGAACCCATCTACGATCCCCACCTGGGACGCTGGCGCAATTTTTATGAAGAAGAAGGGCCGCAGGGTGCCGAGGAATACCTGGCCTCCCTTGCCCGGGCCGGGGTCAACACCCTTATGGTGGGAGTGGAATCCCTGGATCGGGACATCCTTTTCGAGCCCTCGCCCGGACGATTCAATCAGGCGGTCTTTCGCTTCCTGGACCGGCTGCTGTCTCTTTGCCGGCGCTACGGGGTAAAGCTCCTCATACGGATTTACGATACCTATTACTATCGGGAAAAATGGAGCCTCACCCCCTGGTATCAACTGGGAAAGCGCGAACCCGAAGGCTTTTTCGATCCCGATCTGTATCCCCATCACGAGGCCCGGTTGCGGGCCCTTCTCGAACGCTACCGGGACGAACCCTACATCTTGGGCTGGGAGATCCTGAACGAAGTGGACAACGCCGAACGCTTCAATTCCGCCTCTTTCGAAGCACGCCGGGCCTGGCTGGAACACATGCTGGCCTTCGCCCGACAAATTGATCCCCACCACCTCCTCTTCTTTACCTTCGTCACCTGGGACCCCAAAGACGACGATGGCCACTACCGCGGTGAACTGGGGATGGATACGGCCACCGCTTACCGCCTTCCCGGGGTCTCCCTGGCCGTCCCGCACGCCTACTATCCCAACATAAGGGATCCTCACGATCCCCTGAAAGGGCCTCTGGAGATGTCCCGGGGGATGCTCTACGCTTTCTATCGCACGCCTCCGGATCGTCCCGTATTCGACGGTGAGTCCGGCCCGAGCCCTCTCTACATAACCTCCTACCGTGCCGACTTCACCGCTGAAGACGATCTTCTCTTTTTCACCCGCAACCTCTGGATGCACTTCGCCTCCGGAGGGGCCGGGGCTCCGGTGCGCTGGCCCGGAGAAATGTTCTCGGATACGAACACCATTTCTCCCGAAATGCGAAACCGTCTGCACCTCTTTTCCCTGCTGGTAAAAGATATTTCTTGGAATGGCAGGCACCTGGTAATTCGGCGCAAAGTAACGGATTCCCTGGTGGCGGTGGGACGAAGCGATGGTCGGCACATGGTGGGCTATGTTCTCAATAAAAACGGATCTCCGCAGGCGGAAATTCCCTGGCCGGCGGAACCCGGCTTATGGCACATAAAAGTCTATTCTCCTTTTGACGGCCGGCTCTTGCACGAAGACTCCAGGTGGATTGAGGAACGCTTTCCTCTGTCTTCCGGCGTCCCTTACGATCTGGTGCTCCTGGCGGAAAAGGAATCCATGGTGCTACTCCATGCGGACAGAACCGAATATCGTCCGGATGAAACCGTGAGGATCTTTCTGGATCTTGCCCCCTTCATGGGGGAGGAAATATGGCTCCGGGCCGAGGTAAATGGTAAACCGTATTTCATTTCCGGTCTGTATCCGCTTGAGGTCTCTACCGTTTCCGTTCCTCTGGCTATTTCTTTCGACCTTCCGACACCGATCTCGGGCTTTCCCCTGTTTGAGCTGCCTCGTTTGCCTCCCGGAGATTACTGTCTCGGTATGAAAGTCGGCGATTTTGAGGACCAGTTCTGCTGGGAGGTGTCCCAGTGAAAAATATCTTTTTCAATTTTTCCAGAGCCCTGGCTCAGCTAATCGTCGGGCTTTTCCTTGCCAAACACGCTTTTGCCGGTGTCCAGCTATTCATTAAGTCCAGTATAGGCCCGGAAGAACCTCTGAGGATCTACCTCGAGGCATCTTCTGAAAGAAAAAGCGATGTGTATGTGGCGATCTATAAAGATCACCAATTTTTCTCTCTGAGCCCGGGGAACCGGATTATTCCCGGAATTTTGCCTTACGGGACATATCGGAACTTCGAAGGCACCGTTCTGGACCTCACGATTGGTGCCATCCCTCCGGAACTTGCCGGAGAATATTTCATCATTGCGGCCGTAGTCCCCGAAGGGGTTGATCCCCTAACTTATGAATTCCGGCCCTCGGAGATCCAGATCAAACCCTTGAGCATAAGATCCGTTTTTCCGCGAAAAACAAGCTACCTCACCCGCTATTTTCAAAGATTAGAAGAAAATGACAGAGCTTATGCTTATAGCATTTACGGAGCGCGCCTGCTCACCGTTTATCATCCGGAAATCTATCTTAAAGCCGACGACCTTTTCCTCCAATTTCTGTTTCGAATCGAGGGGTCAAGCTGGTTTTGGGATCGAGAGCCTGCCTCCATTGGCCCGGAGGAGTACCTAGAAAAACCAGGCCACCCCTCCTTTTCCATGTCCATGGTTGATCTTTCGGATTATGAATCGGTGCAGGACTTTGAGGTCTACCCTCAGCCGGTCCCTTTTTTGAATTGGTTCGACCGCCGGGTCGCCCCCATTCATTTTATCCTGAAAGCCAGGAAGAGATTCGCTCTGAAGCTCACCCATCTGGAAAAAGCCTTCCTTCTCTACTTTTACAAGAAGTATGCCGAGCAGAAAGACGCCTCCGAATTGTTCATAGTCTATTCGCTGGACGGCTCGGCTTATGTTTACGACGGCGAACAAATTTTTGATCCCGAAAACCGGCCTGTCTCACCGGATGAGCTTTCTAAACCTGTAGTCCTCGTGTTCAACGAAAACAGCGTGTGGTTTCCCTTGATGGAGCGGGACGATTCAGCGACCGATTCCCACCTTGCTCAAGCCCTCTCCTTCTTAGCCCCTGGGGACGGGAATTTCACTTTCCTTCTCTCAGACTTCGAGCAGGAAGCCATTCGCATCTTGAAAGAGAAAACCAGGCTGGACTCTATCGAACAGCTGGAATTTGCTAAATATGTAGCCATGAATGCCGAACCTCATATTTTGTATTACGGTTATAACCGGCTGGGAATTTTCCCCGAAA
The nucleotide sequence above comes from Thermosulfurimonas sp. F29. Encoded proteins:
- a CDS encoding fibronectin type III domain-containing protein, with the translated sequence MRFLKILFLLWLFAARAGAEVFVPHCSPELDGFPSPGEYPSLGEIHLVRFYGLDQRADFYWCWDENYLYLAGFLKDFSLFEDGPAEHRWETWRDDSLEVYLHPDEDPPPEILSSRSRVIAFSISGRYWRVDRGENGHTVGLEGITEGAFGPQGRIRYLYRVEGTLNRSGDRDRGWSFELAIPWDILGISPEDGVRLRFNLYRVIDDDGGEVRPEFIPSDGFRDEWTVYRGDRYRPSEWEVLVLSGNPAHPPYFSDSDLEVIPLEGRRVRLHFRAPYRDAKGNPAFRYEIRLRQEGSPDMEPDLAAMEVSSVARKPSTPGEEETLEIVGLEPGTTYTLALRAFNEKGMPSSPLVTSFTTPEDDRIFVTVSPSGRTLALTDGSPFLMVPEAAMIPWLPLRGLYDEPIYDPHLGRWRNFYEEEGPQGAEEYLASLARAGVNTLMVGVESLDRDILFEPSPGRFNQAVFRFLDRLLSLCRRYGVKLLIRIYDTYYYREKWSLTPWYQLGKREPEGFFDPDLYPHHEARLRALLERYRDEPYILGWEILNEVDNAERFNSASFEARRAWLEHMLAFARQIDPHHLLFFTFVTWDPKDDDGHYRGELGMDTATAYRLPGVSLAVPHAYYPNIRDPHDPLKGPLEMSRGMLYAFYRTPPDRPVFDGESGPSPLYITSYRADFTAEDDLLFFTRNLWMHFASGGAGAPVRWPGEMFSDTNTISPEMRNRLHLFSLLVKDISWNGRHLVIRRKVTDSLVAVGRSDGRHMVGYVLNKNGSPQAEIPWPAEPGLWHIKVYSPFDGRLLHEDSRWIEERFPLSSGVPYDLVLLAEKESMVLLHADRTEYRPDETVRIFLDLAPFMGEEIWLRAEVNGKPYFISGLYPLEVSTVSVPLAISFDLPTPISGFPLFELPRLPPGDYCLGMKVGDFEDQFCWEVSQ